A segment of the Mangrovimonas sp. YM274 genome:
GTTGGGCTTGGATGGTGTTGGCAGTAATCACTAAACTTAAGATTAAGATTAATTTCTTCATGTAGTTAATTTTTAAACAGCGCCAAATATATCAATTACTTCACGGTTACGGTATTAAAGTTTTTATAAAGTATCCCCATTTTTTTGAACAGGAAGTGTTAAATTCCCCTAAGCTTCTAATTTTTGCTATGGCGCAGCACAATACTTTAGGAAATAAGGGAGAGCAATTGGCAGTGGATTTTCTACTGAACAAGGGCTATGCCATCTTGGAGCGTAACTACAGATTTGATAAAGCCGAAGTGGACATTATTGCCCGAAAGGGCTCTGTTTTGGCTATTGTTGAAGTGAAAACACGCTCCACTGCCGATTTCGGCAATCCTGAGGAGTTTGTAAAACCAAAGCAGATCCAACGGTTGGTAAAGGCTGTAGACGCCTATGTCACAGAAAATGCATTGGACGTAGAAGTCCGTTTTGATATTGTGGCCATTGTTAAAACCGGCACTGACTTTTCCATTGAACATTTGGAAGATGCTTTTTATTATTTCTAGGAAGGTTGTTCATCGATTCTTGTAGGAAAAATTCTTTTCATTAGTATTAATTTGCGTCGTACATCGATTAAATTGTGATTTTGGTCATGCGTTCCGTAATTTCATCATTGATTTAACCCCAAATCTATTTTTATAATGAAAAAAATTACGATCACGCTTTCTGCGTTGTTGCTCCTACTAGGTACGAGCTGTCAGGTGGAAAGTGTCAATGCCGATGATTTTGAAAGTGCCAGTAAAAAGCCTCAAACTTCAAGTGCTCCGGAGGCTGTTGTAAATCCCGAAGAAGTTTCCTTGGGTGATTTAGATACCGATAATCCTTGCGTAAGTGTTAATTTGATTGCAGGACAGCATCATGTTGCTGGAGACGTTTCGGTTTACAATGACGGGGAGCATTTATTTGTTATCTTCAGCTCTAATGGCCAGTGGACGCTTGGAACCACGCACTTGAGCTTAGGAAATTGCGAGGATGATTGGGTGCCTTTAAACGGTGCCGGAAATCCCCAAATAGGGCAGTTTCCATTTACCGAGCCTATTTCCGCTACCGAGTACGAAGTGGTGTATGCCATTAGCTTGGAAAGTTTAGGAGATAACTATTGTTTTGCGGCACATGCCGAGGTTGAAGGGCCTACTGGAGGTGAAACGGCTTGGGCAGAAGGTGCCCAGTTTGATGGCAATAGTTGGGCTATGTTTGTAGAGGCTTCTCTATTGGATTGCCCAGATACTGCTACAGAAGATCCTACCGATGGTGGTGAAGATGACGGAGACGACGAGGCGCCAATACCATCCTAGTAAATGGTACTATTTGAATACTAAAAAAACCTGCATTTGCAGGTTTTTTTATTTATAGAAATTCATCTCATCTATGTACTTCCAGACAGGGGCAGGCAGCATTGGCCTTACATTTTGACCTTCTTTGATCGCTTTTCTTATAAAAGTTGAGGAGAGTTCCATAATGGGAGCATTCACGCGATGGATTTTTGGGTGGCCATCAAACTGTGTGTGCATTTTCCCTTCAGATAATCTCGGGTACACATAAAGGTTGTATTGTTCCAAGATGGCCTCATAGTTTTTCCATTTGTGAAAGCTCTTTAGGTTATCCTCACCCATAATCAATGAAAAGTTGTGTTTTGGGTACTTTTCCTGAAGGTAGGTTAAGGTATTGACTGTGTAATTGGGTTGAGGCAGTCCAAATTCAATATCGCTGGGCTCCAGTTTAAGATAGTCTTCGGTAGCTTGGTACACCATTTCCAATCGCTGGTGGTTATCCAACAGGGTGCTTTTCTTCTTAAAAGGATTATGTGGTGTTACCACAAACCATATTTTATCCAAATTGCTGTTCTCTGCAAGATGGTTGGCAATTATAAGGTGCCCTATGTGGATAGGATTGAAGGTTCCAAAATAGAGTCCGATGTTCATGGTTTACTCCTTTATAAAATTGGACACCAAATTGTAGGCTTCTTCCAAGGCGACATCAAGGTCTTTGTTAATCACAATTTTATCAAAAAGTGGAGCTGTAGCCAATTCGGCAGAGGCTTTGGACACACGCATGTTGATTTTGTCCTCACTTTCGGTTTTACGCTTTTTAAGGCGAATTTTCAACTCGTCGATGCTCGGAGGCTTTACAAAAATGGCCAAGGTGTCTTCTGGAAACTTACGTTTGATACGCAAACCTCCGGACACGTCGATATCAAAAATAACGTGCTTGCCTTTGGCCCAAATACGTTCTACTTCGCTTTTTAAAGTGCCGTAGAAATTATCTCTGTAGACTTCTTCCCATTCTAGGAATTCGTCGTTTTTAATTTTTTGTTTGAAATCCTCGAAGGATAAAAAGTAATAGTCTTTGCCGTCTACTTCTTCGCCTCTGGGAGCACGGGAAGTGGCTGAAATGGAAAATTCGAGGCCTAATTCTTCTTGCTTTAATAAATGTCTAACAATGGTGGTTTTACCCGAGCCTGAAGGCGCAGAAAATACAATTAATTTACCTTTGTTCATTACGGTATTATAATACGTTTAATAGTTGTTCTTTAATCTTTTCCAGTTCATCCTTCATTTGAACTACCAGTTTTTGCATTGGGGCATAATTGGATTTGGAACCTATGGTATTGATTTCACGACCCATTTCCTGACCAATGAATCCAAGTTTCTTACCGTTGGAATCGGGGGACTTTAAGGCTTTTAAAAAGTAATCCAAATGGTTTTGCAGGCGAACTTTTTCTTCGGTAATGTCAAACTTTTCAATGTAGTAGACCAATTCCTGCTCAAAGCGGTTTTCGTCCACCTTTTCTTTGATGTCGGCAATGCCTTTTTCCAATCGGGCACGCACCCCTTCAATACGTTCTGGGTCCATTTCAATCACGGCTTCCAAAAGTTTTCCAATGTTTTGAACGCGATCCTCAAAATCGGTTTCTAAAGCCTTCCCTTCATCCTTGCGGTATTTTTGAATCTTTTCAATGCTTTCGTTGATGGCGGCAGCAATGCTGGCCCACTCATCTTCGTCAATTTCGTCGCGCTCAGTGGTTACGGCATCCGGTAGGCGAACGGCCATTTTTAGGAGCTCGGTTTCATCACCATCCACCACATCCTTAAGCTGCTTGATGTATTCCTTAACGACAGTTTTATTGATTTGCGAAGAGGTTTCTTCCCCAGTGATTTCCATATAGAGAGAAAAATCAATCTTGCCACGCTCCAATTGGGAGGCGATGAGCTTTCTAATACTCAGTTCCTTCTCTCGATATACGGAAGGCATGCGGGTATTTAAATCTAAATTTTTACTGTTTAGAGATTTTATTTCAATGGAAATTTTTTTGCTTGGAAGCTGTAGTACAGATTTTCCATAGCCTGTCATTGACTGTATCATGAACTTAATTTATAAAGTTGTGCAAAGGTAAACAAAAAGCTAAAGGTAAGGATATTATAAAATAGGCCTTATTTGTTATGCTTGCATAGTAAAAATAGCATAAATTTGTTTGAAATAAAAAAGAAAGCTATGTATAAGAAAGCATTTGAGATACGATGGAGCGATGTAGATGCTAATAGACATTTGGCCAATTCGGCATATGTAAATTTTATGAGCCATACCCGTGTGTCTTTTTTTGAAGACCATGACTTCTCGTTGTCCAATCTAGTAAAATTCGACATTAGTCCCGTCATTTTTTATGAGCATATCTACTACTTTAAGGAAGCCTTTATGGGAACACCTATTACCGTGTCCTTGGAAATAAAGGGATTTAGTGACGACGGAATGTTCTTTAAATTTGAACACAACTTATACGATCATAAAGGAAACCATTTGGCAAATTGTGAATTGATGGGGGCTTGGATCAACTTAAAAACTAGAAAGCTTACCGGTTTGCCAGAAAATCTACTAGAGGAAATTATGTCGCTTCCCAAAGCTGAAGACTTTAAAATATTGACCAAAGAAGATACCCGCAAAAATGGGAAGTTACCCCAAAACCTGAATTAGTTTTTGGGTTTTTTAGTTACCAAAAATACCCCAGTCATAATTAAGGCTGCGGCACTTAACTTTATAACGTTTAAAGTGTCGCTGCCCATGGCTACTGCAAAGATGCCTGCTACAACGGGCTGCATATACAGGAATGTACCTACCGTGGACGCTCTTAATTTGGTAAGTGCAAACAAGTTGAGCAAATAGGTGCCAAAGGTCGCGCCAATTACCACAAAGCCCACTGCAAAATAAGTATAAGGAGTAAAGGTGCCAAGGTTGACACTTTGTAATTCACTAAACCCAAAAGGGATTACCCAAATAAGTCCAAAGGTGAACAACCATTTTATAAAGGTAAGCGGGTGGTATTTGTCTACCACTTTTTTAATGATGATAAGGTAGAAGCTATAGGATACAGCATTGATAAACACCAAGAAGTTTCCGAGTAAGATATGGTCGCCTACTTGAGTGGATCTTCCATAAACCGAAAGGACAATAGCTCCTGTGAAGCCAAGGAGCACTCCTAGTATTTTTAAGTTGGTAATCTTTTCTTTCAACAAAATAGCTGAAAACACGAGAACAACAATGGGAACCACGGTCATGATTACCGAAGCGTGGATGGGCGTAGTAAACTGCAATCCTTTAAAAAAAGTAAGCATATTCAAGCCAATTCCAAAAATAGAGGCCAAGAAAAACGTTCTAAAATCTTTGGGAGCTATCTTTTCTTTAGGAGCAAAAACACCAATGATCCAAAAAAGCATTGTTGCGCCCAATACCCTCAGTAGTATGAATGCAAAAGGCTGAACGTACCCAGCGTCAATAACGTCGTTGGCAAAGGTGAAATTTACCCCATAAAGCACCTGTACCACACATGCTGCGATGAGTGCCCATATCCTACCGTTCATATGTAATTTGCTGAGGAAGTTTAGTTGCTGTGGATAGCCTGTTTGGCAGCTTCCACCACTTTTTTGCTATTACCGATAAAGATGGCGTCGTTGTAAATGATTACTGGGCGACTCAAAAAGGTGTAATGTTCCAAAATGTAGTGTTTGAAATCTTTTTCAGTTAGGTTTTGGTCCTTGAGGCCCATTTCCTTGTATAACTTGGCACGTTTGCTGAACAAAGCTTCGTAACTACCAGCCAAAGCCTCCATGTCATCCAATTGTGCTACCGTAATGGGTTCGGTCTTAATGTCCTGGAATATGAAATCGGAAGGAAGATCCAACTCTTTAATGATTCTTACGCAGGTGCTACAGGTTTTTAGGGAGTATATTTTTTTCATGGCCAAGAATTGTAAAACCGAAAAGGAATCT
Coding sequences within it:
- a CDS encoding YraN family protein — its product is MAQHNTLGNKGEQLAVDFLLNKGYAILERNYRFDKAEVDIIARKGSVLAIVEVKTRSTADFGNPEEFVKPKQIQRLVKAVDAYVTENALDVEVRFDIVAIVKTGTDFSIEHLEDAFYYF
- the nadD gene encoding nicotinate (nicotinamide) nucleotide adenylyltransferase, with translation MNIGLYFGTFNPIHIGHLIIANHLAENSNLDKIWFVVTPHNPFKKKSTLLDNHQRLEMVYQATEDYLKLEPSDIEFGLPQPNYTVNTLTYLQEKYPKHNFSLIMGEDNLKSFHKWKNYEAILEQYNLYVYPRLSEGKMHTQFDGHPKIHRVNAPIMELSSTFIRKAIKEGQNVRPMLPAPVWKYIDEMNFYK
- the gmk gene encoding guanylate kinase — its product is MNKGKLIVFSAPSGSGKTTIVRHLLKQEELGLEFSISATSRAPRGEEVDGKDYYFLSFEDFKQKIKNDEFLEWEEVYRDNFYGTLKSEVERIWAKGKHVIFDIDVSGGLRIKRKFPEDTLAIFVKPPSIDELKIRLKKRKTESEDKINMRVSKASAELATAPLFDKIVINKDLDVALEEAYNLVSNFIKE
- a CDS encoding YicC/YloC family endoribonuclease encodes the protein MIQSMTGYGKSVLQLPSKKISIEIKSLNSKNLDLNTRMPSVYREKELSIRKLIASQLERGKIDFSLYMEITGEETSSQINKTVVKEYIKQLKDVVDGDETELLKMAVRLPDAVTTERDEIDEDEWASIAAAINESIEKIQKYRKDEGKALETDFEDRVQNIGKLLEAVIEMDPERIEGVRARLEKGIADIKEKVDENRFEQELVYYIEKFDITEEKVRLQNHLDYFLKALKSPDSNGKKLGFIGQEMGREINTIGSKSNYAPMQKLVVQMKDELEKIKEQLLNVL
- a CDS encoding thioesterase family protein; protein product: MYKKAFEIRWSDVDANRHLANSAYVNFMSHTRVSFFEDHDFSLSNLVKFDISPVIFYEHIYYFKEAFMGTPITVSLEIKGFSDDGMFFKFEHNLYDHKGNHLANCELMGAWINLKTRKLTGLPENLLEEIMSLPKAEDFKILTKEDTRKNGKLPQNLN
- a CDS encoding DMT family transporter, with product MNGRIWALIAACVVQVLYGVNFTFANDVIDAGYVQPFAFILLRVLGATMLFWIIGVFAPKEKIAPKDFRTFFLASIFGIGLNMLTFFKGLQFTTPIHASVIMTVVPIVVLVFSAILLKEKITNLKILGVLLGFTGAIVLSVYGRSTQVGDHILLGNFLVFINAVSYSFYLIIIKKVVDKYHPLTFIKWLFTFGLIWVIPFGFSELQSVNLGTFTPYTYFAVGFVVIGATFGTYLLNLFALTKLRASTVGTFLYMQPVVAGIFAVAMGSDTLNVIKLSAAALIMTGVFLVTKKPKN
- a CDS encoding arsenate reductase family protein; protein product: MKKIYSLKTCSTCVRIIKELDLPSDFIFQDIKTEPITVAQLDDMEALAGSYEALFSKRAKLYKEMGLKDQNLTEKDFKHYILEHYTFLSRPVIIYNDAIFIGNSKKVVEAAKQAIHSN